The sequence below is a genomic window from Deinococcus terrestris.
CTCGCGGGGCCGAGCCTCGCGCTCGCGCTGATCACCGCGCTGATGACGCTGGTAGCCGTGATCTACGCGGCCCGCCGCATCGAGAATCCCGGCACCATGCTTGCCCTGGTGCTGGCGATGGAGTCGGCGTTGCTGGGCATCTTCGCCGCCCGTGACCTCGTGCTGTTCTACGTGTTCTTCGAGGCGGCGCTGCTGCCTTCCCTCCTGATGCTCGCGATCTACGGCGGGCCGGGGCGGATGCGGGCGCTCGTCAAGTTCGCGGCGTACACGCTGCTGGGCAGCCTGCTTATGCTGCTCTCGATCATCGGGGTGCGCTACTACGGGGGCAGCCCGACCTTCGCCCTGCGCGACCTCGTCGCCAATCCGGTGGAGGGCACGGCGCAGACGTGGCTGTACCTCGGTTTCCTCGCGGCGATGGCGGTCAAGCTGCCGCTGTGGCCGCTGCACGCCTGGCTGCCCGACTTTCACGAGCAAAACCATCCCAGCGGCGTGCCCGACGTGATGGGCACCCTGTACAAGGTGGGCGGCTACGGCCTGTTCGCCTTCGCGCTGCCCCTGTTCCCGGACGCCTCGCTGGAGTTGCGCCCGATTCTGATGGCGCTCGCGGCCTTTACCGCGCTGTACGGCGCGTGGATCGCCTTCCGGCAGACGAACTGGAAGCGGCTGCTGGCCTATGCGGGCCTCTCCCACATGGGCATCGTGGGGCTGGGCATTTTCAGCCTGAATGAGACGGCCACCGTGGGGGCGCTGTACCTGCTGGCCTTTCAGAACGTGTATACCGGGGCGCTCTTTCTGGGAGTGGGGATGTTGCAGGAGCGCATCGGCAGCGTGGACACCCGAGTGGGCGGCGTGATGACGCAGGCGGGCGCCCTGAGCGGCCTGACGATGGCGCTGTGGTTCGCCTCCATCGCGGTGCCGGGACTGGCAGGCTTTATCGGGGAGTTCAGCGTGCTGCTGGGGGCCTACCAGGTTGCGCCGTGGCTGGCCTTTATCGCCGGGCTCTCCACCATCGCCGCCGCCGCCTACGCGCTGACGGCCTTCCAGACGACCTTCTGGCAGGGGCGTCCGCTGGGGTCGGTGCGGGTGGCCGACCTGCGGCAGACCGAGTGGCTGGTGCTGGGCATCCCGCTGGCGGTGGCCCTGCTGTTCGGGGTGTACTCGGCCCCGGCCCTGAACCTGATTCAACCCGCCGTGCGCGGGGTGCTCTCTGCCCTGGGAGGAAGCTGAATGCTCACGGCTCCTGATATCGCCCTCGCGCCGCTGCTGCCCATCCTGCTGGTGCTGGCCGGGGCCATTTCCAGCACGGTGCTGGGCTTTCACCTGCCCCGGCGCACGCTGACCTATATCAACCTCGCGCTGCTGGTCCTGAGTGGGATTGCGATGGGCCTGCTGTGGAGCGGTCCCGGTGAGGTGCCCGCGACAGCCTTCGGCGGCGGCCTGCAAGCCGACAACGCGGCCATTCTGCTGGGCCTGACCATCGTGGTGGGCAGCGTCATGACCCTGCTGGTGAGCCTGGACACCGCCTACCGCGCCCGCGTGAGCTTTCCCGAGTTCGACGCGATGCTGATGTACGCGATCACTGGGACGCTGCTGATCGCCTTTTCGGGCGACCTGATCGTGATGCTGATTGGGCTGGAGGTCATGAGCCTGGCGAGCTACGTGCTGGCGACCCTGCAAGACTCGCGCCGCGCCGAGGAGTCCGGACTGAAGTACTTCCTGCTGGGCTCGGCGGGCAGCGCCATCCTGATCTACGGCCTCGCGCTGGTGTATGGGGCGACGGGCAGCCTGAGCTACGCGGGCATCGCGGAGGCGACAGCGGGCCTGACTCCCGGCAACCTCGGGCTGCTGGTGGGGGGGGCGCTGCTACTGCTGGCAGGCTTCGGGTTCAAGGTGGCGCTGGCGCCCTTCCACCAGTGGACGCCCGACGTGTACTCCGGGGCGCCCACCTCGGTCAGCCTGTTCCTGAGCACGGTGGTCAAGGTTGCGGCCTTCGCGGGGATGCTGCGCGTCTTCGGCGGGGCGCTGCAAAACGCGCCCTTCTGGGCCTCGGCGCTCCAGATCTTGATCGCGGCGACCCTGATCATCGGCAACGCGGCCTCGCTCTTCCAGACCAACTTCAAGCGGATGCTGGCGTACTCGGCGGTCGCGCACACCGGCTTCGTGGCGATGACCCTGCTGGGCACGCCGGGACTGGGCGGGGCGGCGCTGGGCTACTACCTCCTGATCTACACCCTGATGACGGCGGCGGCGCTGGCGATTGTGGCCGCGCTGCAACGGACGGAAGCGGGAATGGAAATCAACGACTTGCGCGGGTTGTACTACCGGCACCCTGGCTACGCCATCGCGCTCGCGGTGTGCCTCGCCAGCCTCGCGGGGCTGCCGCCCTTTGCGGGGTTCTTCGGCAAGTATCTCGCGTTCCAGGCCGCGTTCCAGAACGGGTACGTCTGGCTGAGCATCCTTGCGGTGCTGGCGAGCGTGGCCGCGCTGGTGTACTACCTGCGCCCCGCCATGCTGATGTTCATGCCCGACCGCACCCCCGCCCGCGAGTACGCGCACGGCCAGCGCCCGGCGACCAACCTGACGGTCGCGCTGGGCGTCGCCGGAATCACGGTGTTGGGACTGCTGCCCAACCTCTGGTACGGGTGGGTGGCGGACCCGGCGATCTGGGAGCTGCTGGCGGGGCGGTAGAGGAGCGGCCAGCTTCCAGCGACCAACTAGATAGGAGAGCGGATGCTTCGGCACTCGCTCTCTTTTTGCTGGCGGCTGGAAGCTGGCCGCCTACTCCCGCTGCGCCTGCCCGTACTTCATCCGGTAGCGGCTGCGGCTGGCCGCTTCCAGCAGGTCGGCGGGGGTGGAGGTGTCCGGGCTGGTGGTCGCCGCCCCCACCGAGGCCCGCAGGGGGAGGTCGCGGTAGCTCAGGCCGTCCAGCGAGGCCATCAGGCTGTCCGAGAGGCTCCCGATCTCGGCGGGGCCGACGTTGTCGAGCAGCACGGCGAACTCGTCCGGTCCCCAGCGGAAGACGAGGTCGCCCCGGCGCTTCTGGGCTTGGAGGCGGGCGGCGAGGTCGCGCAGCACCTCGTCCCCGGCGCCGCGCCCGTACTTCTCGTTCACGGCCCGGAAGCCGCTGAGGTCCACCAGCAGCAGGCCCAGCGGGCGCCCGGCGCGGCCCGGCCAGCGGTGCTCGACGGCGCGGGTAAAGGCGAGGCGGTTGCCCATGCCGGTCAGGGGATCGCGGGTGCCCAGCGTCCGCAGGGTCCACCAGCGTTCCAGTGCGACGAGGGCCATGCCCAGAATCGCGGCGACCGAGACGGTCACGCCGGGGAACCAGACGTTGACCAGCCACAGCGGGGCCGCCAGCGCCAGCGTGCCCAGCGCGATGCCGAAGCCCCACAGCCCACCCAGCCACGCGGCCAGTGCCGCCGCCGTGACCGCGAGCAGCGCGACCAGCCAGCCCGGCAGCAGGGTGGGCGGCGGCGCGAGCAGGGTGGACACGGCCTGAGCTTGCAGCACGGGCAGGGGAGTGGGCTGCCCGGCGGGGTCGAGCAGGGTGCTGCCGGGCTCGCTGGCCGCCGTCACCCCCAGGATCACCACCCGCCCCTGGAGGTCTCCGAAACGCACGTTGCCGTTCACCACGTCCCGGAACGGGATGGCGGCGAGGCGGCTGGCGTCGCGCCGAAACTGCCGCAGCAGTCGGGGCTGGGGGTCCAGCGGCACCGTCTGCCCCGCACTCACGGCCAGCTGGCGCGAGAAGCTGGGCAGCAGGTCGCCCGAGGGGTCGGGAAGGGCCGTCCGGAAGCGCCGCACCACTCCACTCGGGTCGGGGTCCAGGGTCACCACGCCCGTGGGGAGGCGCTGGCCCTCCAGGGCACCCAGCGGCTCGCCGGGCGTGCTCGACAGCACCACGTTGGGCCGGGCAAACACCCAGGCGAGGTCCGGCGTCCGCGCCAGCGCCGAGAGCCGGGGGTCGAGGCCCACCGTCTGGACCCCCGCCTGATCCAGCGTGTTCAGGGCCTGCGCGTACAGCTCGGGGGGCCACACGGTGGGCGGCCCATAGTCCCGCAGCGACGTGTCGTCCACCCCCACGACCACCACCCGCCCGTCCGGGGGCGCGGGAAGGGCACGGTTGAGACTGTCCCACAGTCGCCCGTTCTGCGGAAAGAGCAGGCCTGCGCCCAGCCCCAGGAGAGCGGCGGCGGGCACGGTCAGCCGGGAGAGGGGCCGTTCCCCACCGCCCCGGCGGCGCTCAGGGGAGGACCGCATACGCCTCGTTTCCAGCCTCGTCGCGTACGGTGACCCGCACCGGGGTGCCCTCCGGTGGGGCGGGCAGGGGGAGGTCCAGCACGGACGCCCCGTCGGGCCCCACTGCCACCCGGCGGGTCTGGGTGTCCGTGCCCAGCCGCAGGGTCAGCGTGAGGCGCCCGGCGCGGGTCTGGGCAGTGCCGAGGTCGCGCAGGGTGCCCGTCACGCGAAGCAGCCGTCCCTCGCGCTCTGCCCGCAGTCCGGTCAGGGTGGGGGCGGTGCGGTCCACGACGACCGTAACCCGCCGGGTGCGCCGCTGCCCGCGCCAGTCGGCCCGGACTTCCACCCGTGCCTCGCCCTCGGGGAGGCTGGCCCCGGCGAGCTGAAAGCGGCCCGGCTGCCCGGCCACAGGTGCGAGCGGCAGCACCCGGCTTCCTACCAGGGCACTCACGGCCGCCCCCGGCTGGGTGGTCACCCCCAGGACGAGGGACCGCGCCGGGCTGCTTACCGGGTCCAGCCGCAGGACGAGGGGCGTCTGCGCCTGCGCGTCCAGCGCCGAGTTCGGCAGGGGGGTCGCTCTATTCCCGGTCGCCGCCGCAAAGACCCCGAAGGTCTTGCGCAGGCCAGTAACCCCCACCGCGAAGGCGCTGCCCCGCAGCGTGCTCCCCACCAGCGCGGGTTGTCCCGCCCCACTGCGGACCACGTTCCAGGCCTGCCCGCGCAGCAGGCCCAGGGTGGTCGTGCCTGCTTCCGGCCCCGCCGTGGCTGTCAGTTCACTGTTCTCCTGAAGCCGCAAGTAGCCGCCACCCAGAAAGCCCACTTCCGCCCAGGCACCCGCCCCGGTGCTCAGGCGGGTGCCGGGGTCCAGGGTCGCCCCCACCCGCGCCACCGTGCGCGTGCCGCCCGCCGTGAGGTACACCGGGCCGCGCGTGGCCTGCACGCTGGCCCGCCCGGTGCCTGTCAGCCGGGGGGCGTACCAGGGAGCCTCCTCCTCGCGGAAGGCGGTCACCCGGCCGGTGCCCACAGCGATGGCCTGTCCCGCCTTCAGCCGCGTGGCCTTGCCCGCGACCGTCACCCGCGCCCCGCCCGCCAGCACCGCAACCCGCTTGAGGCCCCCCACACCCAGGTCGGCCCGTGCCTGCGCCCCGGCGTCCAGCGTGACGGGTTGCCCCAGCGCCGTCAGGCTCAGCGGCCCCAGCAGCAGGAAACGGCCCTCCTGAAGCTCGGCCCGCCCGCCCGTCACCCGCAGCCGCGAGGAAGGGCCGAGGAGGAGTTTGCCCGTCGTCCCATTGCGAAGGGTGGTCCACACTGCGCCGTCGCCTCCCGTCCGCAGGCCCGCCGTGACGGTCGCGGGAACCCGCAGGGGCACCCACCGACCCCCCGTCAGCGTCTCGGCGCGGCCCTGAAGCTGCTCGGCCTTGACGAGGGGGGATGGGCCGGAAGCCGCGTCCGCTGCCGGTCCCAGCAGCGCCGCGAGCAGGGCCGTGCGCAGGGGCAGGGAGGCGCGGGGCACGGGAGGCAGGCTCATACGGATTCCGGTTGAACAGTGACCACCCTGTTCAACCCGAGCAGAGCGAGAAGGAACACAACGGTCGCCGGGAAAGAAGTGATCCAGCCGGCGGTCTCCCGGTTGAATAACGAATTGGACGGGAACCGCATCACCCGGCCAGTCTACCGGGTCGCCCCTGCCGGGCACTCGGCAAAACACCACGAAGGACCGCGCCCATAGGGAGCCCGCCCTATACTGCCCGCCGTGCTTGTCGCCTTGCAGGACGCCACCAAGGAATATGGCCCCCTCACCGTGCTGTCGGAGATCACCTTCGCCGTGCAGCCCGGCGACCGGGTGGGGCTGGTGGGGCGCAACGGGGCGGGCAAGAGCACCCTGCTGCGGCTGCTGACGGGCGAACTCAAGCCCGACGGCGGCACCGTGCGCCGGGCACCGGGTGTGCGGGCGCGGGCCTTGCGGCAAGACCCCACCTTCCCCAAGGGCGCGACCGTGGACAGCGTGCTGGACTCGGCCTTCCACGACCTCGACGCGCTGGAGGCCGAGTTGAGCCAGGCGGCGGCGGCGATGGCGAGTGGCACCCCCGAAAGCGTGCTGCACCACGAGGCCGTGCTGGAGCACTACGTCCGCCGGGGGGGCTTCGAGCGCCGCAGCCGCAAGGAGGCGGTGACGCTGGCCTTCGGCTTCCGGGGCCGTGAGAATGACCCGGTGGCCGGGCTCTCCGGCGGTGAGCGCACCCGCCTGGGCCTCGCCGCGCTGCTCGTCGAGAACCCCGACGTGCTGCTCCTCGACGAGCCCACCAACCACCTCGATATCGTGATGGTGGAGTGGCTGGAGGGCTTTCTCTCGCGCTACCCCGGCGCCGTGCTGGTCATCAGCCACGACCGCGCCTTCCTGGACGCCGTGACGAACGAGACGGCCTACCTGCGCGGCGGCGGGCTGAGCCTCTACAAGGGCGGCTACACCACCTTCCGCGAGACGCTGGCCGCCGAACAGGAGCAGCAGGCCGCGCAGCACGCGCAGGACGCCAAACAGATCGCTTCTCTCCAGTCCAGCGCCGACCGCATGAAAATCTGGGGCCTGGGCATGAGCAAGCTCGCCCGCCGCGCCAAGGCGATGCAGGCCCGCGTGGACCGGATGCAGGCCCGCGCCACGGCCGCCCCGCCCCCGGAGGAACGCTCCACCCGCATCACTTTCCACGCGCCGGAGAGCGGCGACGTGGTGCTCGACGCCCGGCACCTCACGAAGACGTTGGGCGGCCGGACCCTCTTCCGGGACGTAAATGTGCAACTGCGCCGGGGCGACCGGGTGGCGATCATCGGGCGCAACGGGGCGGGGAAAACCACCCTGCTGCGTGCCCTGCTGGGCATGGACCCCTCCGACGATCCGCGCGGGCGGGTGCTGACGGGCGCCCGCGTCAGCGTGGGCTACTACGATCAGGCGCTGCGCGGGGTGGACCCCGGACGAACCCTCTACGACGTGGCCCGCGAGTACGTGCAAAAGGACTTCGAGGCCCACAACCTGCTGGGCACCTTCCTGTTTCCCTACGACCAGCACGACAAGCAGGCCCGCATCCTCTCGGGCGGCGAGCGGGCTCGGCTGGCCCTCCTCAAGCTCGCGCAGGAGGACCACAACCTCCTCGTGCTCGACGAGCCGACCAACCACCTCGACATGGAGATGGTCGAGGCGCTGGAGGACGCCCTCTCGGCCTATTCGGGCACCCTCCTCATGGTGAGCCACGACCGCGCCTTCATCGAGGGACTGGCCGACCGTCTCTGGCTGATCGAGGACGGCGTGTTCTACGAGTACCCCGGCTGGGCCGACTACCGCGAGAAGCACCGCCCTGCCGTGGTGGAGGAGGTCAAGACCGCCCCGAAGCCGAGCGTGGCGCCTGCTCCGAAGGGCAAGGGCCTGTGGCACCTCAAGCGTGAGGTCGAGGCGCTGGAAGCTGAGATCGCCCGCTTGGAGGCTGACTTGGAGGAGGCCCAGGCGGCCCTCGCCGCCGCCGCCCCGGACGCCGATTTCGTGGCGCTGGGGCAGGCCGCGCACGACCTCGAGGTGCGGTTGGAAGCAAAGATGACCGCCTGGAGCGAGAAGCAGGCCGAGGTGGAGGCGCGGGGGGGATAGGGGCCTGACTCCCCCGTGTCGGCGATCAGATATGCGAAGACCTTAGCGTCTCAAGGTGGATATCGCAGGCGAGCAGCGCACAGGAAACGCCACCTTCGACGTTGACTTCCAGTGTCGTCATGGCTGTATTGGTGTGTAGGCCACGCCTCTCGGCCCAGGCTTCGCGGGTGTTCCAGCCCAGCAGGGTGCAGAGCAGCGCTGTGATCGTCACACCATGCGAGACGATGACGACGTGTTCGCCTGCCTGAAGTGACAGGGCGTCGTAAAAAGCGCGTACGCGCCACGCCACGTCATCCATGCTTTCCCCATCTGGCCCGCCCTGAAAAGGCCAGGCTTCAAAAGCGGCTGCGTCGAGCGCAGCGATTTCTGTAAATGTCAGACCTTCCCAGGTGCCGATGTTCATTTCACGTAGCTGTGGTGTAACGACGGCATTGATGTGCAGCGCCTCTTCAATGGGTGCGGCTGTCTGTCGGGCACGGCAAAGGTCACTGGTGTACAGCCGTGTCGGGGGGCGCTCATGCTGAGCCAGTCGTGCAGCGAGCAGGCGAGCCTGCGCGTGCCCACTTTCATCGAGGGGAATATCCACCCAGCCCTGAAAACGTCCTGCGGCGTTATGAGCTGTACGGCCATGTCGCACGAGTGTCACGAGAGCACTCATTGGGGTTGTCCCATGAGGCGTGTGGCAAGGGCTATATGGGGATCAAGGTTCGGGAGCGGCGCTGCGAAGAGGACGGCAAAAAGGTTGCCGCTGCTGATCTGAATGCTCACACGCTGCATCGTAGATCAGCGAGCGCCACCTCTTACAACCCCGCCGGGTAAGTGTCCGGCACCTCCCCTTCCTCCTCCACCCCGGAGGTCGCGTCCAGCGGCACCAGCGCCGTCGTCCGGTCGAAGTGCACCAGGGCGTCGTACATGGCCGCCGGGCGGGTGTGGACGTAGTGGCTCCAGCGCTCGGTCTCGGGGCGGTAGATCACGCC
It includes:
- a CDS encoding NADH-quinone oxidoreductase subunit N, with protein sequence MLTAPDIALAPLLPILLVLAGAISSTVLGFHLPRRTLTYINLALLVLSGIAMGLLWSGPGEVPATAFGGGLQADNAAILLGLTIVVGSVMTLLVSLDTAYRARVSFPEFDAMLMYAITGTLLIAFSGDLIVMLIGLEVMSLASYVLATLQDSRRAEESGLKYFLLGSAGSAILIYGLALVYGATGSLSYAGIAEATAGLTPGNLGLLVGGALLLLAGFGFKVALAPFHQWTPDVYSGAPTSVSLFLSTVVKVAAFAGMLRVFGGALQNAPFWASALQILIAATLIIGNAASLFQTNFKRMLAYSAVAHTGFVAMTLLGTPGLGGAALGYYLLIYTLMTAAALAIVAALQRTEAGMEINDLRGLYYRHPGYAIALAVCLASLAGLPPFAGFFGKYLAFQAAFQNGYVWLSILAVLASVAALVYYLRPAMLMFMPDRTPAREYAHGQRPATNLTVALGVAGITVLGLLPNLWYGWVADPAIWELLAGR
- a CDS encoding FecR family protein, with the protein product MSLPPVPRASLPLRTALLAALLGPAADAASGPSPLVKAEQLQGRAETLTGGRWVPLRVPATVTAGLRTGGDGAVWTTLRNGTTGKLLLGPSSRLRVTGGRAELQEGRFLLLGPLSLTALGQPVTLDAGAQARADLGVGGLKRVAVLAGGARVTVAGKATRLKAGQAIAVGTGRVTAFREEEAPWYAPRLTGTGRASVQATRGPVYLTAGGTRTVARVGATLDPGTRLSTGAGAWAEVGFLGGGYLRLQENSELTATAGPEAGTTTLGLLRGQAWNVVRSGAGQPALVGSTLRGSAFAVGVTGLRKTFGVFAAATGNRATPLPNSALDAQAQTPLVLRLDPVSSPARSLVLGVTTQPGAAVSALVGSRVLPLAPVAGQPGRFQLAGASLPEGEARVEVRADWRGQRRTRRVTVVVDRTAPTLTGLRAEREGRLLRVTGTLRDLGTAQTRAGRLTLTLRLGTDTQTRRVAVGPDGASVLDLPLPAPPEGTPVRVTVRDEAGNEAYAVLP
- a CDS encoding histidine phosphatase family protein; amino-acid sequence: MTLVRHGRTAHNAAGRFQGWVDIPLDESGHAQARLLAARLAQHERPPTRLYTSDLCRARQTAAPIEEALHINAVVTPQLREMNIGTWEGLTFTEIAALDAAAFEAWPFQGGPDGESMDDVAWRVRAFYDALSLQAGEHVVIVSHGVTITALLCTLLGWNTREAWAERRGLHTNTAMTTLEVNVEGGVSCALLACDIHLETLRSSHI
- a CDS encoding ABC-F family ATP-binding cassette domain-containing protein, yielding MLVALQDATKEYGPLTVLSEITFAVQPGDRVGLVGRNGAGKSTLLRLLTGELKPDGGTVRRAPGVRARALRQDPTFPKGATVDSVLDSAFHDLDALEAELSQAAAAMASGTPESVLHHEAVLEHYVRRGGFERRSRKEAVTLAFGFRGRENDPVAGLSGGERTRLGLAALLVENPDVLLLDEPTNHLDIVMVEWLEGFLSRYPGAVLVISHDRAFLDAVTNETAYLRGGGLSLYKGGYTTFRETLAAEQEQQAAQHAQDAKQIASLQSSADRMKIWGLGMSKLARRAKAMQARVDRMQARATAAPPPEERSTRITFHAPESGDVVLDARHLTKTLGGRTLFRDVNVQLRRGDRVAIIGRNGAGKTTLLRALLGMDPSDDPRGRVLTGARVSVGYYDQALRGVDPGRTLYDVAREYVQKDFEAHNLLGTFLFPYDQHDKQARILSGGERARLALLKLAQEDHNLLVLDEPTNHLDMEMVEALEDALSAYSGTLLMVSHDRAFIEGLADRLWLIEDGVFYEYPGWADYREKHRPAVVEEVKTAPKPSVAPAPKGKGLWHLKREVEALEAEIARLEADLEEAQAALAAAAPDADFVALGQAAHDLEVRLEAKMTAWSEKQAEVEARGG
- a CDS encoding NADH-quinone oxidoreductase subunit M codes for the protein MIHLMIFLPLLGALLLLVTPRTWREEVAGFVAALTLGLGLWLWRDGGAALYSAPWVPALGATYSVELAGPSLALALITALMTLVAVIYAARRIENPGTMLALVLAMESALLGIFAARDLVLFYVFFEAALLPSLLMLAIYGGPGRMRALVKFAAYTLLGSLLMLLSIIGVRYYGGSPTFALRDLVANPVEGTAQTWLYLGFLAAMAVKLPLWPLHAWLPDFHEQNHPSGVPDVMGTLYKVGGYGLFAFALPLFPDASLELRPILMALAAFTALYGAWIAFRQTNWKRLLAYAGLSHMGIVGLGIFSLNETATVGALYLLAFQNVYTGALFLGVGMLQERIGSVDTRVGGVMTQAGALSGLTMALWFASIAVPGLAGFIGEFSVLLGAYQVAPWLAFIAGLSTIAAAAYALTAFQTTFWQGRPLGSVRVADLRQTEWLVLGIPLAVALLFGVYSAPALNLIQPAVRGVLSALGGS
- a CDS encoding GGDEF domain-containing protein, encoding MRSSPERRRGGGERPLSRLTVPAAALLGLGAGLLFPQNGRLWDSLNRALPAPPDGRVVVVGVDDTSLRDYGPPTVWPPELYAQALNTLDQAGVQTVGLDPRLSALARTPDLAWVFARPNVVLSSTPGEPLGALEGQRLPTGVVTLDPDPSGVVRRFRTALPDPSGDLLPSFSRQLAVSAGQTVPLDPQPRLLRQFRRDASRLAAIPFRDVVNGNVRFGDLQGRVVILGVTAASEPGSTLLDPAGQPTPLPVLQAQAVSTLLAPPPTLLPGWLVALLAVTAAALAAWLGGLWGFGIALGTLALAAPLWLVNVWFPGVTVSVAAILGMALVALERWWTLRTLGTRDPLTGMGNRLAFTRAVEHRWPGRAGRPLGLLLVDLSGFRAVNEKYGRGAGDEVLRDLAARLQAQKRRGDLVFRWGPDEFAVLLDNVGPAEIGSLSDSLMASLDGLSYRDLPLRASVGAATTSPDTSTPADLLEAASRSRYRMKYGQAQRE